The genomic interval ATCATGCAGGGTCGGTCCAAAAGGTTCGGCCCTTCTAAAAATATTAGCCATAATATAAACCAAATATAAATATAATAGGACAAAATGTTTAGATGTTAGGCCCGGCACCCTTGGTACAGGCGCCAGATGTCCCGCAGGGCCCGCGGGACCCTTTTGTAAAGCGGCAGAGGTGTTGCGCGGATTTCGCTTAAGTGAATCGGCACTTCGCGAATGTTGACTCCGGAGTTCTGAGCCTTTATAACGAATTCGGTTGGAAATATATCAAGCTCGAACTCACACAGCGGAGGAATATCCTTTACAGCGTCCCTCCATACAACCTTAGGTCCGTGGGTATCCGTTCCCCTGTATCCCAGAAGCCTTCTGAGAAGGAATGTAAGCGTACGGGTCGCGGCCTTTCTTATCAGAGGCCTTCTGTCGTCTTTACCGGCAAGTACTTTGGAGCCCTGAACAAGGTCAAGATCGTCCTCGGATAGAAGCCGGAGCCCTCTCACCCAGAAGTCAACATCGAGCACATCCAGATCATCGATAATTACTATATCAGCCCCGGATCTCATCAGGCCGGTTTTCATCGCCAGGCCGTAATTGGGATCGGGGAGAAAAACGGTGTTCAGTACCGGATACTCACCTTCAAGGTGCTGGAGAATATCTCCCGTTCTATCGGTTGAGCCGTTTTCGACAACCGTTACCTTAAATTCAGCAGGTAATACCTTCAGAACAGGCACGAGCTGGCTTTCGAGAATGCTCTCCTCATTATATACTGGTACTATGATCTCAACTGTGAATGCATTCTCCGGACATGCTTCACGCAGCTTCTCACTGATGCTCATGAAGCGTTCCTCTTTCTGTAACCGATCCTGGCCGTCAGCAGGCTCAGCTCAAAGAGCAGGTACAACGGAAGCATCAGCATAACCTGTGTAAGGGGATCGGGCGGGGTAAGGATAGCAGCGGCAATAAGAAGCCCCACAA from Candidatus Aegiribacteria sp. carries:
- a CDS encoding glycosyltransferase; translation: MSISEKLREACPENAFTVEIIVPVYNEESILESQLVPVLKVLPAEFKVTVVENGSTDRTGDILQHLEGEYPVLNTVFLPDPNYGLAMKTGLMRSGADIVIIDDLDVLDVDFWVRGLRLLSEDDLDLVQGSKVLAGKDDRRPLIRKAATRTLTFLLRRLLGYRGTDTHGPKVVWRDAVKDIPPLCEFELDIFPTEFVIKAQNSGVNIREVPIHLSEIRATPLPLYKRVPRALRDIWRLYQGCRA